Proteins encoded in a region of the Anopheles aquasalis chromosome 2, idAnoAquaMG_Q_19, whole genome shotgun sequence genome:
- the LOC126571436 gene encoding histone demethylase UTY isoform X2: MLKVNADYEQSLKHLQLALNDSSPCTLTKSDIRFHIAHLYEVQNKYKPAKEAYERLLASKQLTASLKADIYRQLGWMYHTVDILGDKVHRERLAIHCLQKSIEAEPRSGQTLYLLGRCFAGINKVHDAFIAYRNSVEKSEGNADTWCSIGVLYQQQNQPMDALQAYICAVQLDKSHSAAWTNLGILYESCNQPRDAYACFRNATINQDQQKERTVSACEKTPTAGSSTKGAGSPQQSAGTTGSSASGGTAAGGSTGGGASDNSGLSSVVSSGNSGGDSSGQANAGSNSRSQSLAQRIKFLQQHLGNAPMPSITSKRRQLPSIEEAWNLPISNEMSSRQQQTAQAQQRQFQKGYGQGTQFHPGQQQPVGSNNGLPNKRFKTEDGGMPMGGRVAGVAAGGPQGVQPFMNQQQFQMMQFLQNQTNLTTHQQSLLQTLVQQYRQMQHQQRLQHQQRALQQQQQQQQQQSVQFQGQGSGIAQQQQQQQQQQLVAAGNKTPQSGIVPQTASGGGGGFVNDGHFSPATGQSQQAAGMPYKSAGGTYAPSGFPGAATAPGAGFTQISSSTTVLQSPQQQQQQQQQPQPHQADLDQELQALLSSKDDKATFAETLLKQFSSESMDIKDPKLLEQQQTKAGGSGTMVTATVDSTSTSNNTKSPPIKAEATSTTATNRQQQQYQLAKHDIKLEPVIKLEKLCTDSLSASSEYAISMTAKEIRDLVRKRGGGSAGDPKDVPAICSVLNADAPPPCPPDCPPTRLTREQLQPPTPSVFLENKKDAFSPQLQEFCLKHPIAVVRQLGAALKLDLGLFSTKTLVEANPDHSVEVRTQVHQSPDENWDGNKNSKVWACISHRSHTTIAKYAQYQASSFSDKIKEERDRLAGILNASTNSDSDSKDSISNSSGAGGASAAGSGNGKRKKCKNSNKMLRFGTNVDLSDERKWKAQLQELQKLPPFARVVSAANMLSHVGHMILGMNTVQLYMKVPGSRTPGHQENNNFCSININIGPGDCEWFATPDSYWGGIQALCEKNNINYLHGSWWPALEDLYAENIPVYRFTQRPGDLVWVNAGCVHWVQAIGWCNNIAWNVGPLTARQYQLAVERYEWNKLESYKSIVPMVHLSWNLARNIKVSDPKLFDAIKTCLMQTMKHCMQILEYVKSLNVEVRFHGRGKNEASHYCGQCEVEVFNILFIREQEKRHIVHCMGCARKQSPTLQGFVCLEEYKMAELMQVFDAFVLHTPPPPLPPQQQSSSPSQIAATGPTPQSSPPVMTASSSSSVTSSNVTAGAVSCASGSMLGGGAVSGVASSSSVAVSSVAS, from the exons ATGCTCAAGGTGAATGCCGATTACGAGCAATCGCTGAAGCACCTGCAGCTCGCCCTGAACGACTCGTCGCCCTGTACCCTCACCAAATCGGACA TCCGCTTTCACATCGCTCATCTGTATGAAGTGCAGAACAAGTACAAGCCAGCGAAGGAGGCATACGAGCGGCTACTGGCGAGCAAGCAGCTGACGGCTTCACTGAAGGCCGACATCTACCGGCAGCTGGGATGGATGTACCACACCGTTGACATACTCGGCGACAAGGTGCATCGGGAGCGGCTCGCTATCCACTGCCTGCAGAAGTCGATCGAGGCTGAACCGCGCTCCGGCCAGACACTTTACCTGCTCGGTCGCTGCTTCGCCGGCATCAACAAGGTCCACGACGCCTTCATCGCGTACCGCAACTCGGTCGAGAAGAGCGAGGGCAACGCGGACACTTGGTGCTCCATCGG AGTActctaccagcagcagaaccagccTATGGATGCACTGCAGGCCTACATATGTGCCGTGCAGTTAGATAAATCGCATTCAGCAGCCTGGACCAACTTGGGCATTCTTTACGAGAGTTGCAACCAACCGCGTGACGCATACGCCTGCTTCCGCAACGCCACCATCAATCAGGATCAGCAGAAAGAGCGCACCGTGTCCGCCTGTGAGAAAACACCGACGGCGGGCAGTTCAACGAAAGGTGCGGGATCTCCCCAGCAATCCGCAGGCACCACCGGTTCTTCGGCATCGGGTGGAACCGCAGCTGGCGGCAGTACCGGCGGTGGTGCGTCCGATAATAGCGGACTATCGTCGGTGGTGAGCTCCGGCAACTCGGGCGGCGATTCATCGGGCCAAGCAAACgctggcagcaacagccggaGCCAGAGCCTTGCTCAGCGTATCAAgtttctgcagcagcatctcggcaACGCACCTATGCCGAGCATAACGTCCAAGAGGCGGCAGCTACCTTCAATTGAGGAGGCCTGGAATCTGCCCATATCCAATGAGATGAGCTCGCGACAGCAACAGACGGCCCAGGCCCAGCAGCGCCAGTTCCAGAAAGGATACGGCCAG GGCACACAGTTTCATccgggacagcagcagccagttggCAGCAATAATGGACTCCCGAACAAACGCTTCAAGACGGAGGATGGTGGTATGCCGATGGGAGGTCGTGTGGCGGGCGTGGCTGCCGGAGGCCCACAGGGCGTGCAACCGTTCATGAACCAGCAGCAATTCCAGATGATGCAGTTtctgcaaaaccaaaccaaccttACCACCCACCAGCAATCGTTGCTGCAAACGCTAGTACAGCAGTACCGAcagatgcagcaccagcagcggctgcaacaccagcaacgtgccctacagcagcaacaacagcaacagcaacagcagtcagTTCAATTCCAGGGTCAAGGATCAGGAattgcacagcagcagcagcagcagcaacagcagcagttggtagCGGCCGGCAACAAAACTCCCCAGTCTGGTATCGTCCCTCAGacggccagtggtggtggcggagggtTCGTGAACGATGGTCACTTTTCACCAGCCACTGGACAATCTCAGCAAGCCGCCGGTATGCCGTACAAGTCAGCCGGTGGAACGTACGCTCCGTCTGGATTCCCGGGCGCGGCAACCGCACCGGGCGCTGGCTTTACACAAATTTCGTCTTCTACCACGGTGCTTCAatccccgcagcagcagcagcagcagcagcagcagccacaacctCACCAGGCCGATCTAG ATCAAGAATTGCAAGCTCTGCTTTCATCGAAAGACGATAAGGCCACGTTCGCGGAGACCTTGTTGAAGCAGTTCAGCTCGGAATCGATGGACATCAAAGATCCGAAGcttctcgagcagcaacagacgaaAGCCGGTGGTAGCGGTACCATGGTTACGGCTACCGTCGActcgaccagcaccagcaacaacaccaaatcCCCACCGATTAAGGCGGAAGCGACCTCCACGACGGCCACCAatcggcaacaacagcaatatCAGCTAGCCAAGCATGACATCAAGCTGGAGCCTGTCATCAAGCTCGAGAAGCTCTGCACGGACTCGCTGTCTGCGAGCAGCGAGTACGCGATATCCATGACCGCCAAGGAAATTCGGGATCTCGTGCGCAAACGTGGCGGGGGCAGTGCTGGCGATCCCAAAGATGTACCGGCCATCTGCTCGGTGTTGAATGCGGACGCTCCACCACCCTGCCCACCTGACTGTCCACCGACACGCTTAACACGCGAACAgctccaaccaccaacaccgtcCGTGTTTCTCGAGAACAAAAAGGATGCCTTCAGTCCGCAGCTGCAGGAGTTTTGTCTGAAGCATCCTATCGCGGTGGTGCGACAGCTTGGTGCCGCCCTCAAGCTCGATCTTGGTTTGTTCTCCACGAAAACGCTCGTCGAGGCGAATCCCGATCATAGCGTCGAGGTGCGCACCCAAGTGCATCAGTCGCCGGATGAGAACTGGGATGGAAACAAGAACTCCAAGGTATGGGCTTGCATCTCGCATCGATCACACACAACGATCGCGAAGTACGCACAGTACCAGGCGTCAAGCTTTTCGGACAAGATCAAG GAGGAGCGTGATAGGCTGGCAGGAATTCTAAATGCATCCACCAACTCCGACTCCGATTCGAAAGATTCAATTTCGAACAGCAGCGGTGCGGGCGGAGCTAGTGCCGCCGGTAGTGGCAATGGCAAGcggaaaaagtgcaaaaataGCAACAAAATGTTACGCTTTGGTACGAACGTTGATCTTTCCGATGAGCGCAAGTGGAAGGCCCAGCTGCAGGAACTCCAAAAGCTGCCGCCGTTCGCGCGTGTCGTTTCGGCCGCGAATATGCTGTCACACGTTGGACACATGATCCTGGGCATGAATACGGTGCAGCTGTACATGAAGGTACCGGGCAGTCGGACACCTGGCCACCAGGAGAATAATAATTTCTGCTCAATTAACATCAACATCGGGCCGGGCGATTGTGAATGGTTCGCAACGCCGGATTCGTACTGGGGTGGCATTCAGGCCCTGTGCGAAAAGAACAACATTAATTATCTGCATGgttcgtggtggccagccctCGAGGATCTGTATGCGGAGAACATACCCGTCTATCGGTTCACGCAGCGGCCAGGCGATCTTGTGTGGGTTAATGCAGG ATGTGTACATTGGGTGCAAGCTATCGGTTGGTGTAATAATATTGCGTGGAACGTAGGCCCACTGACGGCGCGCCAGTACCAGTTGGCGGTCGAGCGGTACGAGTGGAACAAGCTCGAAAGCTACAAGAGCATCGTTCCGATGGTGCACCTCAGCTGGAATCTTGCACGCAACATAAAGGTCTCCGATCCGAAGCTGTTCGATGCGATCAA AACCTGCCTCATGCAGACGATGAAACACTGCATGCAAATCCTGGAGTACGTAAAGTCACTCAACGTCGAAGTTCGGTTTCATGGGCGCGGTAAAAATGAAGCGTCGCATTACTGTGGTCAATGTGAG GTGGAAGTGTTTAACATACTGTTCATacgagagcaagagaaacgCCACATCGTCCACTGTATGGGTTGTGCGAGGAAACAGTCACCCACCCTGCAGGGATTCGTATGTCTGGAGGAGTACAAGATGGCGGAGCTAATGCAGGTGTTCGATGCGTTCGTGCTgcacacaccgccaccaccactaccacctcaGCAAcagtcgtcatcgccgtctcAGATAGCGGCGACGGGACCAACTCCCCAATCCTCTCCACCGGTGATGACggcatcgtcctcctcctccgtcacGTCGTCGAATGTtaccgctggtgctgtttcGTGTGCCAGTGGTTCCATGCTTGGCGGAGGAGCGGTAAGTGGTGTTGCTTCATCGAGTTCGGTTGCTGTTTCATCGGTCGCATCGTAG